One Megamonas hypermegale genomic window carries:
- a CDS encoding M24 family metallopeptidase yields the protein MENRIFRLREFLKQQNCDGVIINKEENLHYFSGFTGDDTILIITSNDCYLITDSRYIEQAKQQTDFAIFEQKTGLLSKTAQMVEELGLKRVAFEGNSLRYNAYAKLNNLLQGKDIDFSTSVDLDELRVVKDDEEIELIKKAIWISDEAYSHILKYAKPGMSENEIACELETVMRRLGSERPAFTTIVASGVRGALPHGVATDKLINDGEFVTIDFGAVYKGYHSDITRTFCIGQASDKQKEIYDVVLNAQLLALKEIAPGRSGKEVDAPVRDYIANAGYGQYFGHGLGHGVGLEIHELPRLSPLSPTAQLLKNMLVTDEPGIYLPDFGGVRIEDTVLVTADGCQPLTQSDKRLIEIM from the coding sequence ATGGAAAATCGTATCTTTCGTTTGCGTGAATTCTTAAAGCAACAAAATTGTGATGGTGTAATTATTAATAAAGAAGAAAACCTGCATTATTTTAGTGGTTTTACAGGTGATGATACAATTCTTATCATCACATCAAATGATTGTTATTTAATAACTGATTCTCGCTACATTGAGCAAGCAAAGCAACAGACTGATTTTGCTATATTTGAACAAAAGACAGGTTTACTCAGTAAAACTGCACAGATGGTTGAAGAATTAGGATTAAAACGCGTAGCTTTTGAAGGTAATTCATTACGTTACAATGCGTATGCTAAATTAAATAACTTATTGCAAGGCAAAGATATAGATTTTTCTACTTCTGTTGATTTAGATGAATTGCGCGTAGTTAAAGATGATGAAGAAATCGAGCTAATAAAAAAAGCTATTTGGATTAGTGATGAAGCGTATAGCCATATTTTAAAATATGCAAAACCCGGCATGAGTGAAAATGAAATCGCTTGTGAATTAGAAACTGTTATGCGTAGATTGGGCAGTGAACGACCAGCATTTACTACAATTGTAGCTTCAGGTGTAAGAGGTGCACTTCCGCACGGTGTGGCTACAGATAAGTTGATAAATGACGGTGAATTTGTTACAATAGATTTTGGTGCCGTTTACAAGGGCTATCACTCAGATATAACACGTACTTTTTGTATTGGACAGGCAAGTGATAAACAAAAAGAAATTTATGATGTTGTTTTGAATGCGCAACTTTTAGCACTTAAAGAAATTGCTCCAGGCAGAAGTGGCAAGGAAGTTGATGCTCCTGTTCGTGATTATATTGCAAATGCCGGTTACGGACAGTATTTCGGTCATGGTCTTGGTCATGGCGTTGGTCTTGAAATACATGAATTACCACGTCTTTCGCCATTGAGTCCTACGGCGCAGTTATTAAAAAATATGCTTGTTACTGATGAGCCGGGTATTTATTTGCCTGACTTTGGCGGTGTTCGCATAGAAGATACTGTTTTAGTTACGGCTGATGGATGCCAGCCGCTTACACAAAGCGATAAACGGCTTATTGAAATAATGTAA
- the aroQ gene encoding type II 3-dehydroquinate dehydratase, which translates to MNNILVIHGPNLNLLGTREPEIYGSMTMQDINEDLQKQAKEADVNIDFFQSNHEGEIIDKLHDARGRYDYIILNAGAYTHYSIAIRDALAAIEIPTIEVHISNIHQREEFRHHSVIAPVVVGQICGFGLDSYKAALYVAIRKLQEEG; encoded by the coding sequence ATGAATAATATTTTAGTTATTCACGGACCAAATTTAAATTTATTGGGAACACGTGAACCTGAAATTTACGGTAGTATGACAATGCAGGATATAAATGAAGATTTACAAAAGCAAGCTAAAGAAGCTGATGTAAATATTGATTTTTTCCAAAGCAATCATGAAGGGGAAATTATTGATAAATTGCATGATGCTCGTGGCAGATATGATTATATAATTTTAAATGCTGGTGCTTATACGCATTATAGTATTGCCATTCGCGATGCACTTGCTGCAATAGAAATTCCAACGATTGAAGTGCATATATCAAATATTCATCAACGTGAAGAATTTCGTCATCATTCAGTGATTGCACCAGTTGTTGTTGGTCAAATTTGTGGTTTTGGTCTTGATAGCTATAAAGCAGCATTGTATGTTGCTATAAGAAAATTACAGGAAGAAGGCTGA